A genomic segment from Verrucomicrobiaceae bacterium encodes:
- the xylA gene encoding xylose isomerase, with protein MNEAFPDIQKIQFEGPKSRNPLAFKHYNADEVVGGKKMRDHMRFGVAYWHAMRNSLSDPFGSGTAQRPWDDGTDSVANAQRRVWACFEFMDKLGVDYYCFHDRDVAPELGSLSESNKAFDAVADELEKAQKQTGKKLLWGTACLFSHPRYCQGASTSPNANVFAYAAAQVKKAMEVTHRLGGEGYTFWGGREGYATLWNTDMKREVDHLAAFLHMAVEHKKKIGYQGPFYIEPKPREPSTHQYDSDAAACLNFLREHGLMEHFKLNIETNHATLAGHTMRHELQVAAAAGALGSIDANTGDELIGWDTDQFPTNIYLTTQIMLEVLKMGGFTTGGLNFDAKTRRESFEPVDLFHAHIGGMDAFARGLKIAHAIIEDGRLDGIIKQRYSTFDSGIGAKIEKGEVGFAELEAYTLANGEPMIASGRQEMCENLINEYL; from the coding sequence ATGAACGAAGCATTCCCTGACATCCAAAAAATCCAGTTCGAAGGCCCTAAGAGCCGCAATCCTCTCGCCTTTAAGCATTACAACGCAGACGAAGTCGTTGGCGGTAAGAAGATGCGTGATCACATGCGTTTCGGTGTGGCTTACTGGCATGCGATGCGCAATTCGCTCTCCGATCCCTTTGGCTCTGGCACCGCGCAGCGCCCCTGGGACGATGGCACGGACTCCGTGGCCAATGCACAGCGCCGTGTGTGGGCCTGCTTTGAGTTCATGGACAAGCTGGGAGTCGATTATTACTGCTTCCACGACCGCGATGTCGCTCCAGAGCTAGGCAGCCTCTCCGAGTCGAACAAAGCCTTCGATGCGGTGGCTGATGAACTCGAAAAAGCGCAGAAACAGACCGGAAAGAAGCTCCTCTGGGGCACCGCCTGCCTTTTCTCCCATCCACGTTATTGCCAAGGAGCCTCCACCAGCCCGAACGCGAACGTTTTCGCCTATGCCGCAGCGCAGGTGAAAAAGGCTATGGAAGTCACTCACCGCCTCGGTGGTGAGGGTTACACCTTCTGGGGTGGCCGCGAGGGCTATGCCACACTTTGGAACACGGATATGAAGCGTGAGGTCGATCACCTCGCGGCCTTCCTCCACATGGCAGTCGAGCATAAGAAGAAAATCGGCTACCAAGGCCCCTTCTACATCGAGCCAAAGCCACGTGAGCCCTCCACGCATCAGTACGACTCCGATGCGGCTGCATGCCTCAACTTCCTGCGTGAGCATGGTCTGATGGAGCACTTTAAGCTGAACATCGAGACCAATCACGCCACCCTAGCTGGTCACACCATGCGCCATGAGCTGCAAGTCGCCGCTGCAGCTGGTGCACTGGGCTCCATCGACGCGAATACGGGGGATGAGCTCATCGGTTGGGACACAGATCAGTTCCCCACCAATATCTATCTCACCACGCAGATCATGCTGGAGGTGCTGAAGATGGGGGGCTTCACTACGGGCGGTCTGAATTTCGATGCCAAGACCCGTCGCGAGTCCTTTGAGCCCGTCGATCTCTTCCATGCGCATATCGGCGGTATGGATGCCTTCGCACGCGGCCTGAAGATCGCCCACGCCATCATTGAGGACGGACGCCTTGATGGCATCATCAAGCAGCGCTACTCCACCTTCGATAGCGGCATCGGGGCCAAGATCGAGAAGGGCGAAGTCGGCTTCGCTGAGCTGGAGGCCTACACGCTCGCCAATGGAGAGCCCATGATCGCCAGCGGTCGCCAGGAGATGTGCGAAAATCTCATCAACGAATACCTCTGA
- a CDS encoding FHA domain-containing protein, with the protein MRIGSLYDQTGYDHREINATITKLPYRIGRSHFDTAVSSLARNELSIDDVAPYHLSRNHCEIDFESGHFILRDRGSKLGSYVNGEHISVDSGKIASTLQNGTNTIILGNEHSPHRFELTVEVLS; encoded by the coding sequence GTGCGCATCGGCTCGCTCTATGATCAGACGGGCTATGATCACCGCGAGATAAACGCGACGATCACCAAACTCCCCTACCGCATCGGGCGCTCGCATTTTGACACTGCGGTGAGCTCTCTGGCGCGGAATGAACTCTCCATCGACGATGTGGCTCCATATCACCTCTCTCGGAATCACTGTGAAATCGACTTTGAGAGTGGTCATTTTATCCTCCGTGACCGTGGCAGCAAACTGGGCAGCTACGTCAACGGAGAGCACATCTCCGTCGATAGCGGAAAAATCGCCTCCACGCTGCAAAATGGCACCAACACCATCATCTTGGGGAATGAGCACAGTCCGCACCGCTTTGAATTGACCGTCGAAGTGCTTTCATAA
- a CDS encoding cyclic nucleotide-binding domain-containing protein: MPSEHFQPGQIIFKEGEKSHDAYYLVQGEVEISIFGPHGKQTLAKIGPGEIFGEMGMIMDRPRSATATALDSVLVETITESEFESYFLQNPARLHTYLSTLFDRIRKTDLLLQISGAATPPAQKEPPHMSQSIACASARSMIRRAMITAR, translated from the coding sequence ATGCCCTCCGAACACTTCCAACCTGGTCAGATCATCTTCAAAGAAGGTGAAAAATCCCACGATGCCTATTACCTCGTACAAGGAGAGGTCGAGATCAGTATTTTCGGACCCCATGGAAAGCAAACTCTCGCCAAAATCGGCCCTGGAGAGATCTTTGGCGAGATGGGCATGATCATGGACCGCCCACGTAGTGCGACGGCGACAGCGCTCGATAGCGTCCTGGTGGAGACAATCACGGAGAGCGAATTCGAGTCCTACTTCCTCCAAAACCCTGCTCGCCTACACACCTATCTTTCCACACTCTTTGATCGTATTCGCAAAACCGACCTGCTGCTCCAGATCAGCGGAGCCGCCACACCGCCCGCTCAAAAGGAACCTCCGCACATGAGCCAGTCTATCGCGTGCGCATCGGCTCGCTCTATGATCAGACGGGCTATGATCACCGCGAGATAA
- a CDS encoding PEP-CTERM sorting domain-containing protein (PEP-CTERM proteins occur, often in large numbers, in the proteomes of bacteria that also encode an exosortase, a predicted intramembrane cysteine proteinase. The presence of a PEP-CTERM domain at a protein's C-terminus predicts cleavage within the sorting domain, followed by covalent anchoring to some some component of the (usually Gram-negative) cell surface. Many PEP-CTERM proteins exhibit an unusual sequence composition that includes large numbers of potential glycosylation sites. Expression of one such protein has been shown restore the ability of a bacterium to form floc, a type of biofilm.), with the protein MIKTHYDLRLVSLFLLSVAVVSMTTQAATITNGSFETNTSSSTYQSLYSGWGGTITGWDFSTSPTAVLIGNTSGYEYATPYGDWQIDLTGADNVAGPWAETTITGLDVGQLYDVNFFFGSSTAWTGGGLPGVRLTIDGSYSQDFTHNPTSTMEWVSKTYSFTASASSQALRFTNISTGFNGLANIDNISISAAAVPEPGRVVLMIGGLCGVALRRRKQV; encoded by the coding sequence ATGATCAAAACACATTACGACCTCCGCCTTGTTTCACTTTTTCTACTCAGTGTCGCTGTGGTGAGCATGACAACTCAGGCGGCCACGATCACGAATGGCTCCTTTGAGACGAATACCTCCAGTTCAACCTATCAGTCGCTGTATTCTGGATGGGGTGGCACAATTACTGGGTGGGATTTCTCCACCTCACCTACGGCGGTGCTGATCGGAAACACCTCAGGCTATGAATACGCTACGCCGTATGGGGACTGGCAGATCGATCTGACAGGGGCGGATAATGTCGCTGGACCATGGGCGGAGACGACCATCACAGGGCTCGATGTAGGGCAGCTTTATGATGTGAATTTCTTTTTTGGCTCAAGCACGGCATGGACGGGCGGTGGTCTGCCAGGGGTGCGTCTGACGATCGACGGTAGCTACTCACAAGACTTCACCCATAATCCCACGAGTACCATGGAGTGGGTGAGTAAGACGTATAGTTTTACCGCTTCTGCGAGCTCGCAGGCGCTACGTTTTACAAACATCTCGACCGGGTTTAATGGCCTGGCGAATATCGATAACATCAGCATTAGCGCTGCTGCCGTACCTGAGCCTGGACGAGTGGTTTTGATGATAGGTGGACTCTGTGGTGTTGCCTTGCGCCGCCGCAAGCAGGTCTAA